The Mya arenaria isolate MELC-2E11 chromosome 16, ASM2691426v1 genome includes a window with the following:
- the LOC128222290 gene encoding uncharacterized protein LOC128222290 isoform X1, with the protein MSRIFTFWLLAIFVQVSQAATLKFEKESVQITTDTQGPSFICKKGECKLCGSSRKTDTVCIVATDKGGKIHIKLTLNDKSLVEGDITGPGTRSICSRKNPIPNVEEICIIPKDVDIAKLHSCLDVSVKINETTYSNSIGCFTIPKKNFLDRIVGEEDIPIKAISSLYGFNDSPKVVDDNIDGSTICHKGICRICENNHIQTVCVIAKALHNAMEVELLSNRYVIVEGKITNNTDVSFCKKYPGVSTFCIVARNINVKAMSACVNLTVELKDKTVNARWGCFKIPNKVDEMQTYGALDSDDINVETDYMDSENIDALADSSGSDKEDVEADTLELDVFSPFGAEKNVPSTRLQKAMLTFLKSLQQQTAL; encoded by the exons ATGTCGAGAATCTTCACCTTCTGGTTGCTTGCCATATTCGTTCAGGTTTCTCAGGCCGCCACACTGAAGTTTGAAAAGGAATCTGTTCAGATAACGACGGATACTCAAG GTCCTAGTTTCATATGTAAGAAAGGGGAGTGTAAGCTATGTGGTAGTTCCAGAAAAACAGACACGG TTTGCATTGTGGCAACTGATAAGGGCGGGAAAATACATATAAAGCTGACCTTGAATGACAAGTCGTTGGTAGAAGGGGATATAACAG GACCTGGAACTCGGTCCATTTGTTCTCGTAAGAATCCCATACCTAACGTAGAGGAAATATGTATTATCCCGAAAGATGTGGACATCGCAAAACTGCACTCTTGCCTCGATGTTTCTGTTAAG ATAAACGAAACGACATACAGCAATTCAATTGGCTGTTTCACCATCCCGAAAAAGAACTTTCTAGATCGCATCG TCGGTGAAGAAGATATTCCTATCAAAGCGATCAGTAGTTTATATGGCTTTAATGATTCCCCTAAGGTCGTGGACGATAACATTGATGGAAGCACAATTTGTCACAAGGGAATATGTAGGATTTGTGAAAATAACCATATTCAAACAg TGTGTGTAATTGCAAAGGCCCTACACAACGCGATGGAGGTGGAGCTACTTTCGAACAGATATGTAATTGTCGAGGGAAAGATAACAA ACAATACGGATGTCTCCTTCTGTAAGAAGTACCCTGGAGTCTCGACTTTTTGCATTGTTGCAAGGAACATCAATGTGAAAGCTATGTCAGCCTGCGTCAACCTGACAGTTGAG CTAAAAGACAAAACAGTCAACGCACGATGGGGCTGTTTCAAAATACCAAACAAAGTCGACGAAATGCAAACGTATGGCGCCCTCGACTCAGACGACATAAATGTGGAAACGGATTATATGGACTCAGAGAACATCGACGCACTAGCGGATTCGTCCGGCTCCGACAAGGAGGATGTCGAGGCTGATACTCTCGAGTTAGACGTGTTCAGTCCG
- the LOC128222290 gene encoding uncharacterized protein LOC128222290 isoform X2 gives MSRIFTFWLLAIFVQVSQAATLKFEKESVQITTDTQGPSFICKKGECKLCGSSRKTDTVCIVATDKGGKIHIKLTLNDKSLVEGDITGPGTRSICSRKNPIPNVEEICIIPKDVDIAKLHSCLDVSVKINETTYSNSIGCFTIPKKNFLDRIVGEEDIPIKAISSLYGFNDSPKVVDDNIDGSTICHKGICRICENNHIQTVCVIAKALHNAMEVELLSNRYVIVEGKITNNTDVSFCKKYPGVSTFCIVARNINVKAMSACVNLTVEKMNRQHKYFS, from the exons ATGTCGAGAATCTTCACCTTCTGGTTGCTTGCCATATTCGTTCAGGTTTCTCAGGCCGCCACACTGAAGTTTGAAAAGGAATCTGTTCAGATAACGACGGATACTCAAG GTCCTAGTTTCATATGTAAGAAAGGGGAGTGTAAGCTATGTGGTAGTTCCAGAAAAACAGACACGG TTTGCATTGTGGCAACTGATAAGGGCGGGAAAATACATATAAAGCTGACCTTGAATGACAAGTCGTTGGTAGAAGGGGATATAACAG GACCTGGAACTCGGTCCATTTGTTCTCGTAAGAATCCCATACCTAACGTAGAGGAAATATGTATTATCCCGAAAGATGTGGACATCGCAAAACTGCACTCTTGCCTCGATGTTTCTGTTAAG ATAAACGAAACGACATACAGCAATTCAATTGGCTGTTTCACCATCCCGAAAAAGAACTTTCTAGATCGCATCG TCGGTGAAGAAGATATTCCTATCAAAGCGATCAGTAGTTTATATGGCTTTAATGATTCCCCTAAGGTCGTGGACGATAACATTGATGGAAGCACAATTTGTCACAAGGGAATATGTAGGATTTGTGAAAATAACCATATTCAAACAg TGTGTGTAATTGCAAAGGCCCTACACAACGCGATGGAGGTGGAGCTACTTTCGAACAGATATGTAATTGTCGAGGGAAAGATAACAA ACAATACGGATGTCTCCTTCTGTAAGAAGTACCCTGGAGTCTCGACTTTTTGCATTGTTGCAAGGAACATCAATGTGAAAGCTATGTCAGCCTGCGTCAACCTGACAGTTGAG AAGATGAATAGACAGCATAAATACTTTAGCTAA